The genomic segment GAGTCTGCGATCAGCAGCCAGATGCAGGTATGTAAACAAGGCGAGTCCGGGACGCATCAGCGCGAACTCGGGCGGCTGAGGCTCCTTGACCTTGAGGATAAGCTCGGCGCGCTTCCATACATCGGCCGCGCTGCGCACAATCTGCGCGCCCGCCTCGCGATACTCGGAGTCCGCAAAGCCGCTTCCAGAGCCAGCGCCAGCCTGCACGACCACGGAATGACGATGAGCGATGAAGGCCGCTGCTCCCGCAGGTGTGAGCGACACGCGCCGCTCGTCGGATTTTATTTCGGTCGGGACCCCAACGATCATCTACATTCCTCCCCTGACATCGGACCGCAAGGCGCGCGATCATTTTCACCTCGCGCATAATGTTATCAAGCGAGGACAGTCAAGTCCGCGCGCGAGGTGAATCTCACTTGCAGTGTCTAATCGGAACTTGACAAGACAATGGTCACCGCGCTTCATGAAAGTCGAGGCGTCGTTGTTCGCCGCGAATCCGAGCGCGACAGAAGTGACGCACGATGTGGAGGACTCATGGAAATCCCACAGGGGCTCAAGTACTCGAAGGAGCACGAATGGGTGTCGACCGAGGAGTCGGTCGCGACGGTTGGAATTACCGATCACGCGCAGGATCAGCTGGGCGAGATCGTTTACATTGAATTGCCTGCGGTGGGAGACAAAATCAGCAAGGACGATCCGTTCGGCGTAATCGAATCGGTCAAGGCGGTGTCCGACATCTATGCGCCCGTCAGCGGTACCGTAATCGAAGTCAATGAGGACCTGCCTGAGAGCCCCGAGGTCGTTAACGAAGATCCCTATGGCGACGGA from the Candidatus Binataceae bacterium genome contains:
- the gcvH gene encoding glycine cleavage system protein GcvH; the encoded protein is MEIPQGLKYSKEHEWVSTEESVATVGITDHAQDQLGEIVYIELPAVGDKISKDDPFGVIESVKAVSDIYAPVSGTVIEVNEDLPESPEVVNEDPYGDGWLIKVKMSDPADLEDLMDNEEYAELVAREKE